Proteins encoded by one window of Patescibacteria group bacterium:
- the trpS gene encoding tryptophan--tRNA ligase, whose product MKEKKYIFSGIQPSGAIHIGNYFGAIKQWVELQKEYTGIFSIVDYHAITVDYDPHKLQRRILEAAADYIAAGIDPKKSMIFVQSDVPEHVELAWLFNTILPVSELRRMTQYKEKSGQQQSASAGLLNYPILMAADILLYKAIGVPVGEDQIQHVELTRTIARNFNRKFGKVFIEPSVILSRGSRVMSLSDPKKKMSKSLGEKHYIALSDSPSVMRKKFMSAVTDTGVTMHENKKSPGVYNLFELLELMTDAQTVAGFEKQYQTGSLSYRDLKETLGNAAVAMFAPFQKKRAELLSDEKKLKKILADGASRARKIAQKTLLEAKQKMGIA is encoded by the coding sequence ATGAAAGAAAAGAAATATATTTTTAGTGGCATTCAACCTTCGGGAGCAATCCATATAGGTAACTATTTTGGTGCTATAAAGCAGTGGGTTGAACTGCAAAAAGAATATACTGGGATTTTTAGCATTGTTGATTATCATGCCATTACGGTTGATTATGATCCGCATAAGCTCCAGAGGCGGATTTTAGAAGCGGCAGCAGACTATATTGCTGCCGGAATCGATCCTAAGAAAAGTATGATCTTTGTGCAATCAGATGTTCCGGAACATGTGGAACTGGCGTGGCTTTTTAATACTATTCTGCCGGTCTCTGAATTACGCCGTATGACTCAGTACAAGGAAAAATCCGGACAACAGCAGTCAGCAAGCGCGGGACTTTTAAACTATCCTATCCTGATGGCGGCGGATATTCTGCTGTACAAAGCGATAGGCGTTCCGGTTGGAGAAGACCAGATTCAGCATGTAGAATTAACCCGTACGATTGCCCGAAATTTCAACCGGAAATTCGGCAAGGTATTTATTGAGCCGAGCGTGATTCTGTCGCGCGGGTCACGGGTAATGTCCTTGTCGGACCCCAAGAAAAAAATGAGCAAAAGTTTAGGTGAGAAACATTACATCGCGCTTTCTGATAGTCCCAGCGTGATGCGTAAGAAGTTTATGAGTGCGGTTACAGATACAGGAGTAACAATGCACGAAAACAAAAAAAGCCCCGGGGTTTATAACCTTTTTGAATTGCTGGAACTGATGACGGATGCGCAGACTGTAGCGGGATTTGAAAAACAATATCAAACCGGCAGTCTTTCTTATAGAGATTTGAAAGAAACACTCGGTAATGCGGCGGTTGCGATGTTTGCGCCTTTCCAGAAAAAAAGAGCAGAATTATTATCGGACGAAAAAAAGCTGAAGAAGATATTGGCAGACGGTGCAAGTAGGGCGCGAAAAATCGCTCAAAAAACTTTACTTGAAGCAAAACAGAAGATGGGGATTGCCTAG
- the murI gene encoding glutamate racemase, with translation MIGIFDSGFGGLTIYKNIEGTLPQYDYIYLGDNARTPYGNRSQEVIYQYAREAVDFLFAQGCDLIILACNTTSAEALPKLQQEYLPKKYPDKNVLGVIRPLAEEAAITTKKKMVAVMGTRSTVESKSYVRELQNEDRKIKVVQQACPLLVPLIEENWEKRPETKMILKKYIRPLKNYQPDTVILGCTHYGWLQKDIQNYFGKRAKVLDSGKIVAEKLAIYLQKHPQFAKPSQTQPPKRIFYTTENSARFESAAQKYLGRKINAETIGLG, from the coding sequence ATGATAGGAATCTTTGATTCAGGATTTGGTGGGCTGACAATCTATAAAAATATAGAGGGAACCCTGCCGCAATATGATTATATCTATCTCGGCGATAACGCCCGTACTCCGTACGGCAATCGCAGTCAGGAAGTAATCTATCAATATGCTAGAGAAGCTGTGGATTTTCTGTTTGCCCAAGGGTGTGATTTGATTATATTGGCCTGCAACACTACTTCTGCTGAAGCACTGCCAAAACTGCAGCAGGAATACTTACCGAAAAAATATCCGGACAAAAACGTCCTGGGTGTAATCAGGCCACTGGCTGAAGAGGCGGCAATTACAACCAAAAAAAAGATGGTAGCAGTTATGGGTACCCGCAGTACAGTAGAATCAAAATCTTATGTCAGGGAATTGCAGAATGAAGACCGTAAAATTAAAGTAGTCCAGCAAGCTTGCCCACTACTAGTGCCTCTAATTGAAGAAAACTGGGAAAAACGTCCGGAGACAAAAATGATTTTGAAAAAATATATCAGACCGTTGAAAAATTACCAGCCTGATACGGTTATCTTGGGCTGTACGCATTATGGCTGGCTGCAGAAGGATATTCAAAACTATTTCGGCAAAAGAGCTAAAGTTTTGGACAGTGGAAAAATTGTAGCCGAAAAACTGGCAATCTACCTACAAAAGCATCCGCAATTTGCAAAACCGTCTCAAACACAACCGCCAAAAAGAATTTTTTATACTACTGAAAACAGCGCCAGGTTTGAATCGGCAGCACAAAAATACTTAGGCAGAAAAATAAATGCAGAAACGATAGGACTGGGCTGA
- a CDS encoding phosphomannomutase/phosphoglucomutase encodes MNVSPTIFRLYDIRGIAGKEFSKDAIAEFEKWYGPFPGINITLEVAEALGKAYGTYIQRKYNGKNIVVGQELRPFSNELTQGFINGILSTGCDVTDVGIALTPLVYFANGFYEFDGGVNVTGSHNVYFYNGFKMNGKGVLPIYGDELQVVREMVEKEDFIQAEKGVLKKKEVYPDYEEFMTKKLNIKRKLKVVIDCGNGSAGLFAPQFFRKLGCEVVELYTTPDATFPNHVPDPEMPNNMEELGRKVVETKADCGIGLDADGDRVGFVDENGEYVDTDMMILLLAREALKTDPGKKILYDVKCTRLMEELIPKFGGIPLMHITGHAPIKDTFRKDPDIIFGGEVSGHIYFVKELFRSEDGMYAGARILELLAESNEPFSALFKDFPVTVRTTELKLPCADEVKFDVIKKVQVHFSKQYKTITIDGVRMSFDDKSWAIVRASNTSPYLTVRFEADTKERVIEMKNVVADFLEQFPEIEDKLDRKEVMSLTGRLGWV; translated from the coding sequence ATGAATGTATCACCAACAATCTTCCGCCTGTATGATATCCGTGGCATCGCGGGAAAAGAATTTTCTAAAGATGCAATCGCAGAGTTTGAAAAATGGTACGGCCCTTTCCCGGGGATTAATATTACGCTGGAAGTAGCCGAAGCACTGGGCAAAGCTTACGGAACTTATATCCAAAGAAAATATAACGGCAAAAATATCGTGGTCGGGCAGGAACTGCGCCCGTTTTCCAACGAACTGACTCAAGGGTTCATTAACGGTATTCTTTCCACCGGGTGCGATGTTACCGATGTCGGCATCGCGCTGACTCCCCTGGTTTATTTTGCCAACGGTTTTTACGAATTTGACGGCGGGGTAAATGTTACAGGTAGTCACAACGTATATTTCTATAACGGTTTTAAAATGAACGGCAAGGGTGTATTGCCAATCTATGGTGATGAACTGCAGGTGGTCAGAGAAATGGTGGAAAAAGAGGACTTTATCCAGGCGGAAAAAGGTGTACTGAAAAAGAAAGAAGTATATCCGGATTACGAGGAATTCATGACAAAAAAACTGAACATTAAACGTAAACTGAAGGTTGTAATTGACTGCGGTAACGGCAGTGCCGGTCTTTTTGCCCCGCAGTTTTTCCGCAAACTCGGCTGCGAAGTTGTGGAACTATACACCACACCGGACGCGACCTTCCCGAATCATGTGCCGGATCCGGAAATGCCGAACAATATGGAGGAGCTGGGCAGAAAAGTCGTGGAAACGAAAGCGGATTGCGGGATCGGACTGGACGCGGACGGCGACCGGGTAGGATTCGTGGATGAAAACGGCGAATATGTTGATACCGATATGATGATTCTCCTGCTCGCGCGGGAAGCTTTGAAAACCGATCCGGGAAAGAAAATTTTGTATGATGTTAAGTGCACCAGGTTGATGGAAGAGCTGATTCCAAAATTCGGGGGAATACCACTGATGCATATTACCGGTCATGCGCCGATCAAAGACACGTTCCGGAAGGATCCCGATATCATCTTCGGCGGAGAAGTATCCGGACACATCTATTTTGTTAAAGAACTGTTCCGAAGTGAAGACGGTATGTATGCCGGTGCCAGAATTCTGGAACTGCTGGCGGAGTCGAATGAGCCATTTTCCGCATTGTTTAAAGACTTCCCGGTTACTGTCAGAACTACCGAGCTCAAACTGCCCTGCGCTGATGAAGTTAAATTCGATGTGATCAAAAAAGTGCAGGTGCATTTCTCCAAACAATATAAAACGATCACAATCGACGGCGTAAGAATGAGTTTTGATGATAAAAGCTGGGCGATCGTTCGCGCATCCAACACCAGCCCGTATCTTACTGTCCGTTTTGAAGCAGATACTAAGGAGCGGGTTATCGAAATGAAAAATGTTGTTGCCGATTTCCTGGAACAGTTCCCGGAGATTGAAGACAAATTAGACAGAAAAGAAGTAATGAGCCTGACCGGACGATTAGGTTGGGTATAA
- a CDS encoding polymer-forming cytoskeletal protein, which translates to MKRGTRFSIIAVVFIASLGIIFSQPQTSLAAFTDTQMFTQKDIYIGSDQTINDNFVGFGENIEINGPVNGDIIVAGTTITINSVVQGDVIAAGNTINIKGEVMGNVRVAGSTVNLDAVIGKNTNVLAQSFSTSPTNSIGWSLVYGAETMNLKGTVGGHVDGGASTSYIAAKIGGNANIYTNDENGNITLTEKANIAGNLSYSSINKPNVSDLAVVGGEIIQKESIIEPINKSDFFKLAGITGAFFKITSIFGLFIVGLIIISMLKKGSVRVIDYMQTEPLKSFGWGIVLVITVPIACFILLFTVIGIPLSIIVMVIYMILLYVSKIFVGLFIGRWALLNIKGKKKKDKSFSLLLAMIIGVTFVYVITSIPIIGWFINILTAIWAFGAIIETKKQYLAESNK; encoded by the coding sequence ATGAAACGTGGAACAAGGTTTTCTATAATTGCGGTCGTTTTTATAGCCAGTTTGGGTATTATTTTCAGCCAGCCCCAAACTTCTCTTGCCGCATTTACCGATACGCAAATGTTTACCCAAAAAGACATTTATATCGGTTCGGATCAGACAATTAATGACAATTTTGTCGGCTTTGGAGAAAACATTGAAATCAACGGTCCGGTTAACGGCGACATAATCGTAGCCGGGACTACTATCACTATTAATTCTGTAGTGCAGGGTGATGTGATTGCCGCGGGAAACACGATTAACATCAAAGGCGAAGTAATGGGGAATGTCCGAGTTGCCGGCAGCACAGTAAATCTAGACGCGGTAATCGGAAAAAACACCAATGTGCTTGCCCAGTCTTTTTCAACTTCTCCGACCAATTCAATCGGCTGGAGCCTGGTGTATGGCGCAGAAACTATGAATCTGAAAGGCACTGTAGGCGGACATGTGGACGGAGGAGCGAGCACCAGTTATATTGCCGCAAAAATCGGTGGCAATGCGAATATTTATACCAATGATGAAAATGGAAATATCACTTTGACCGAAAAAGCAAACATTGCCGGTAATCTTTCCTACTCAAGTATAAATAAGCCGAATGTTTCCGATCTGGCTGTAGTCGGCGGAGAAATAATTCAAAAAGAATCAATCATAGAACCGATCAATAAAAGTGACTTTTTTAAACTCGCGGGAATAACTGGGGCATTCTTTAAAATCACCAGCATCTTCGGTTTGTTCATCGTGGGTTTGATTATTATTTCAATGCTGAAAAAAGGCAGTGTAAGAGTAATAGACTATATGCAAACCGAGCCGTTGAAAAGTTTCGGCTGGGGGATAGTACTGGTTATTACAGTTCCGATTGCATGCTTTATACTGCTGTTTACTGTTATCGGGATACCGCTGTCCATAATCGTAATGGTCATCTATATGATTCTATTATACGTCAGTAAAATATTTGTCGGACTGTTTATCGGCCGTTGGGCGCTGCTGAATATTAAAGGTAAGAAGAAAAAAGACAAATCATTTTCTTTATTACTCGCCATGATTATCGGCGTTACATTTGTTTATGTAATCACTTCTATCCCGATAATCGGATGGTTCATCAATATACTGACAGCAATTTGGGCATTCGGGGCAATCATCGAAACCAAAAAGCAATACTTAGCAGAAAGCAATAAATAA
- the glyA gene encoding serine hydroxymethyltransferase has product MNTNDLRETDKIVAETLEKELNRQRNGIELIASENFVSQAVMRALGSIGTNKYSEGYPNKRYYGGCKYVDEIESLAIERAKKLFNVDHANVQPYSGSPANLAVYYALLKPGDTVLGAKLSFGGHMTHGLKVNFSGTIYNSVNYTSDQNGYLDFDEIRSLAKEHKPKLMIAGFTAYPRIIDWDKFREIADEVGAFLLADISHIAGLIIGGQHPSPTRIADVTMTTSHKTLRGPRGAMILSNGTVSNSNKPVELTKENIPTLIDRAIIPGLQGGPHNHTTAAIAVALKEAMQPDFKEYAKQIVLNAKALAKSLMDEGMELVTGGTDNHLMLVDLTKTGITGKEAEVALGEAEIFVNKNTVPHDLRKPTDPSGIRLGTPALTTRGLKEKDMEMIGQLIAKVIKNANDSSVKDEIKKQVKELMDEYPLYEGLSYI; this is encoded by the coding sequence ATGAATACAAATGATTTAAGGGAAACAGACAAAATAGTCGCAGAAACACTGGAAAAAGAGCTCAACCGTCAACGCAACGGAATAGAGCTGATTGCTTCGGAGAATTTTGTCTCCCAAGCAGTGATGCGGGCTCTAGGCAGTATCGGCACTAATAAGTACTCGGAAGGGTATCCCAATAAGAGATACTATGGCGGTTGTAAATATGTGGATGAAATAGAAAGCCTGGCGATTGAGCGGGCGAAAAAGTTATTTAATGTTGATCATGCCAATGTACAACCCTACTCCGGTTCGCCGGCCAACCTGGCGGTTTATTACGCATTGTTGAAACCGGGCGATACTGTCTTGGGCGCCAAACTCTCCTTCGGCGGACACATGACCCACGGCTTGAAGGTAAATTTTTCCGGCACGATCTATAACTCGGTTAATTATACTTCCGATCAGAACGGCTATCTGGATTTTGATGAAATCCGCAGTCTGGCCAAGGAGCATAAACCTAAACTGATGATTGCCGGTTTCACTGCCTACCCCAGAATTATTGACTGGGATAAATTCCGGGAGATTGCGGACGAAGTCGGTGCGTTTTTGCTGGCGGACATTTCCCATATTGCCGGACTGATCATCGGCGGACAGCATCCTTCGCCGACCAGAATCGCGGATGTTACCATGACCACTTCACATAAAACTTTGCGTGGACCGAGAGGAGCGATGATTCTATCCAACGGCACAGTTTCCAATTCCAACAAACCGGTGGAGCTGACCAAGGAAAATATCCCGACGCTGATTGACCGGGCTATTATCCCTGGTCTGCAGGGCGGACCGCATAACCATACGACAGCGGCGATTGCCGTCGCGCTCAAAGAAGCGATGCAGCCGGATTTCAAGGAATACGCGAAGCAGATTGTGTTGAATGCGAAAGCTTTGGCCAAATCTTTAATGGATGAAGGTATGGAACTGGTGACCGGCGGAACGGACAACCACTTGATGCTGGTTGACCTGACTAAAACGGGTATCACCGGCAAGGAAGCCGAAGTGGCGCTGGGAGAAGCCGAGATCTTTGTAAACAAAAATACCGTTCCCCACGATCTGCGCAAACCAACTGATCCGTCCGGCATCCGTCTGGGCACTCCGGCACTAACTACCCGCGGACTCAAAGAAAAAGACATGGAAATGATCGGACAGTTGATTGCTAAGGTGATAAAAAATGCTAACGATTCATCAGTGAAGGACGAAATAAAAAAACAGGTGAAGGAACTGATGGATGAATATCCTTTGTATGAAGGTTTGAGTTATATCTAA
- a CDS encoding bifunctional 5,10-methylenetetrahydrofolate dehydrogenase/5,10-methenyltetrahydrofolate cyclohydrolase, which produces MVKIINGRKLAVSIRRNLKRKIAKSNIQPGLAAILVGNDPASETYVGLKEKASAEVGIYFEKYLFPAKTAQTAIIQKVKELNRDKKIHGILVQLPLPGRLNENKVIQAIDVRKDADGFHAENVKLFLRGKSIIQPGLPYGIVVLLVSTHISLKNKHAHILAKSPIFIGPLKKMLEEKGVKVTSGRKIISAKDADIVISALGKPHFVRAKHIKKGVIIIDVGYNRKGKKVVGDVHPSVIKKAGYLSPVPGGVGPMTVALLLENTYQLAKHIRRHS; this is translated from the coding sequence ATGGTAAAAATTATCAACGGCCGGAAACTGGCAGTCAGTATTCGCCGGAATCTGAAAAGAAAAATTGCAAAATCAAATATCCAGCCCGGACTGGCTGCTATTTTGGTCGGCAATGACCCGGCGTCGGAAACTTATGTCGGACTAAAGGAAAAAGCTTCCGCCGAGGTCGGTATCTATTTTGAAAAATATCTGTTTCCTGCCAAAACTGCGCAGACAGCCATTATTCAAAAAGTAAAAGAACTGAATCGGGATAAAAAAATTCACGGAATTCTAGTGCAGTTACCACTGCCCGGTCGGTTGAATGAAAACAAAGTAATCCAGGCGATTGATGTCAGGAAAGATGCGGACGGGTTTCACGCGGAAAATGTAAAATTATTTCTGAGAGGGAAATCCATTATACAACCCGGCCTGCCATATGGGATTGTAGTGCTTTTGGTAAGTACTCATATTTCACTGAAAAATAAACACGCACATATTCTGGCGAAGAGCCCGATCTTCATCGGCCCTTTGAAAAAGATGCTGGAAGAAAAAGGGGTTAAGGTTACTTCAGGAAGAAAGATTATATCAGCAAAGGATGCGGACATTGTAATTAGTGCTTTGGGGAAACCGCATTTTGTCCGAGCAAAACACATTAAAAAAGGCGTGATCATTATTGATGTCGGATACAATCGGAAAGGAAAAAAAGTTGTCGGTGATGTACATCCTTCGGTAATAAAAAAAGCCGGCTATCTTTCGCCGGTGCCGGGTGGGGTGGGTCCGATGACGGTCGCTTTGCTTCTGGAAAATACGTACCAGCTGGCAAAGCATATCAGGCGCCATTCATAA
- a CDS encoding putative toxin-antitoxin system toxin component, PIN family translates to MIRIVLDTNVLITGVQDESSYSFRIIEACRQMKLQAVFNRSLLKENRQKSRELIREKAYLEILEDFYRKSKHIPHKTRVNVVKWDKEDNKLIEAAVDGKAGFIVTEDNDLLFLGEYKNIKMVKPQEFWRHFQAEDDNNGEWKDWVKGIMNGA, encoded by the coding sequence ATGATCAGAATAGTTTTAGACACGAACGTATTAATCACCGGGGTGCAGGACGAATCCAGCTACTCCTTCCGGATTATTGAAGCCTGCCGGCAAATGAAGCTTCAGGCGGTCTTTAACCGTTCCCTGCTGAAGGAAAACAGACAGAAATCAAGGGAATTGATCAGGGAAAAAGCCTATCTTGAGATACTGGAGGATTTCTACAGAAAATCAAAGCACATCCCGCACAAAACCAGGGTGAATGTAGTGAAATGGGACAAGGAAGATAATAAACTGATTGAAGCGGCGGTCGATGGAAAGGCCGGATTCATTGTGACGGAAGACAATGATCTTCTGTTCCTTGGCGAATACAAAAATATAAAAATGGTGAAGCCACAAGAATTTTGGCGTCACTTTCAAGCAGAAGATGACAATAACGGTGAGTGGAAGGATTGGGTCAAAGGGATTATGAATGGCGCCTGA
- the ychF gene encoding redox-regulated ATPase YchF — MSFSIGIVGLPNVGKSTLFIALTKKQVDASNYPFCTIEPNVGVVAVPDDRLDKLTKIYNSEKTIHTTIEFVDIAGLVKGAAKGEGLGNKFLAHIREVDAIVEVVRDFKNDDIIHVNGKIDPEEDVATINLELILADLETVSKRLGPLEKQTKASKDKDLLKNVEVLQNLKKILESEQFAISMEVNKEDIKYVKELSLLTYKPVLYVYNVSEDEINTLRDNRKTPNLAICAKLEAELATLPEDEVKEYLAEMKIEQTGLEKLIVESYKMLGLVTFLTAGPKETRAWTVKKGTLAPQAAGVIHTDFEKGFVRAEVTNWQDLVEQGGEQGAKEKGLMHLEGKEYEVKDGDTIYFRIA, encoded by the coding sequence ATGTCCTTCTCTATCGGAATCGTTGGTCTGCCGAATGTCGGAAAATCAACCCTATTTATCGCTTTAACCAAAAAACAGGTAGATGCGTCTAACTATCCTTTTTGTACGATCGAACCGAATGTTGGAGTAGTGGCAGTGCCGGATGATCGACTGGATAAACTAACTAAAATCTACAATTCAGAAAAAACTATTCATACAACCATAGAGTTTGTTGATATTGCCGGACTTGTAAAAGGTGCGGCTAAGGGCGAAGGTTTAGGTAATAAATTTTTGGCGCATATCCGGGAAGTGGATGCGATTGTGGAAGTAGTACGTGATTTCAAAAACGACGACATTATTCATGTGAACGGAAAAATCGATCCGGAAGAGGATGTCGCGACCATTAATCTGGAACTGATTCTGGCTGATCTGGAAACTGTGAGTAAGCGGTTAGGACCACTCGAAAAACAAACCAAAGCATCAAAAGACAAGGACCTGTTAAAAAACGTAGAGGTACTGCAGAACCTGAAAAAGATTTTGGAAAGTGAACAGTTCGCTATAAGTATGGAAGTGAATAAAGAGGATATTAAGTATGTTAAGGAATTGAGCCTTTTAACCTATAAGCCGGTGCTATATGTCTATAATGTTTCGGAAGACGAGATCAATACCCTGCGGGACAACCGCAAAACACCCAATCTGGCTATTTGTGCCAAACTGGAAGCGGAACTGGCGACACTGCCCGAAGATGAAGTGAAAGAATACCTGGCGGAGATGAAAATAGAACAGACCGGACTAGAAAAACTAATTGTGGAATCATATAAAATGCTGGGGCTGGTTACCTTCCTGACCGCCGGTCCCAAAGAAACCCGCGCCTGGACAGTGAAAAAGGGAACGCTGGCTCCCCAGGCGGCCGGGGTAATCCATACCGATTTTGAAAAAGGCTTTGTCCGCGCGGAAGTGACCAACTGGCAGGATCTGGTGGAACAAGGCGGAGAACAGGGAGCGAAAGAAAAGGGCCTAATGCATCTGGAAGGCAAAGAATACGAGGTAAAAGACGGGGACACGATCTATTTCCGAATTGCCTAG
- a CDS encoding PEP-utilizing enzyme translates to MAFDNEHWKKFNNKQILKIYTNSVNKYVLSYIYGFITWCTPVLQSDAKTIINKYSAALNKINISPDQALGILIVPDDTTIYQEKEKVIAKLSKKYKKFLSGYRSEKFLMSNHPELYAEIKRFINKYCWVGFNYTGPALNYKTAVKELLQSRDYIQSKLPTKKEIRKICKFKEKEKQVFYALEMISYTKDLRNVTDDYIHYCFSNFYQEVSKRAGLTKTDVQYLWDDELNKLLNEKNKITPQYTQKKQKFCAAFASPGSVGVKQYYLGKEARKQRENVFKNSNQPLRNVPGNSIKGTIASTGMVTGTVKIIHNASEVGKVKKGDILVAGMTSPKYMPAIFNSSAIITDDGGLTCHAAIIARELKKPCVIGTKIATSVLNDGDLVEVNANKGIIKIIKKKSK, encoded by the coding sequence ATGGCATTCGACAATGAACATTGGAAAAAATTTAATAACAAGCAAATTTTAAAAATATACACCAATTCCGTCAATAAATATGTCCTATCATACATTTATGGATTTATAACATGGTGTACTCCTGTATTACAAAGTGACGCTAAAACAATTATCAATAAATATAGTGCGGCGCTCAATAAAATAAATATTTCCCCCGACCAGGCATTAGGTATCCTTATTGTCCCGGATGACACAACTATTTACCAAGAGAAGGAAAAAGTTATTGCAAAATTATCAAAAAAATATAAGAAATTTTTGAGTGGGTACAGAAGTGAAAAATTTCTAATGAGCAACCATCCGGAGCTTTATGCGGAAATAAAAAGATTTATCAATAAATACTGCTGGGTTGGTTTTAATTACACAGGACCTGCCTTAAATTATAAAACGGCTGTAAAAGAATTACTGCAATCAAGGGATTACATACAATCAAAGCTACCGACAAAAAAAGAAATTCGCAAAATTTGCAAATTTAAGGAAAAAGAAAAACAAGTTTTTTACGCACTGGAAATGATTTCTTATACCAAAGATTTGAGAAACGTAACAGATGACTATATCCATTATTGCTTCAGTAATTTTTATCAAGAGGTCTCAAAACGGGCAGGACTAACAAAAACAGATGTTCAATATTTATGGGACGATGAATTAAATAAGTTGTTAAATGAGAAAAATAAAATCACTCCGCAATACACCCAAAAAAAACAAAAATTTTGTGCAGCCTTTGCCTCACCCGGATCTGTGGGGGTAAAACAGTATTATTTAGGTAAAGAAGCACGCAAGCAAAGAGAAAATGTTTTCAAAAACAGCAACCAGCCATTAAGAAATGTGCCCGGCAATTCTATCAAAGGCACTATAGCATCAACCGGCATGGTTACCGGGACAGTAAAAATCATACACAATGCCAGCGAAGTTGGGAAAGTAAAAAAAGGCGATATTCTAGTTGCAGGCATGACCAGCCCCAAATACATGCCGGCTATTTTTAACTCAAGCGCTATTATTACTGATGATGGAGGGTTAACTTGCCACGCGGCGATCATTGCCAGAGAATTAAAAAAACCATGCGTTATCGGAACTAAAATAGCAACCAGTGTTTTAAATGACGGTGATTTAGTAGAAGTTAACGCAAATAAAGGTATAATAAAAATTATTAAAAAGAAAAGTAAATAG